A part of Jaculus jaculus isolate mJacJac1 chromosome 17, mJacJac1.mat.Y.cur, whole genome shotgun sequence genomic DNA contains:
- the LOC123455533 gene encoding sperm motility kinase X-like, whose protein sequence is MEEDQKASSPDEEETITSDYQILHKLGQGSFAEVNLACHLPTNICVAIKKLKRGNDSVIKSEILALKAMDHPNIVRLYSIINTQEFTYLVIENAPGGTLLNHVLTAGTLAEAEAQRLFSQLVLAVAHCHAKGFAHRDIKPDNILLDKKNSIKLCDFGLSIQATPGKILKRCCGATFYCAPEMLDGQGYDPKMQDIWSLGIVLYFSVSGYLPFKGVTRSNLKEHILVTCKQKDLGLPSGLSSDIVNIIHTLLTVNPRLRPAIDDIKTHPWLTFGGKPAQPPCKDTPVDSAHHRISLLMSILGYSADALTQALHDKTYDSVMAAYLILKHESPWGEHAEGQSASRFSSGVVRTLLGRPVSEGARPTLAISAKPHGQKATGDRQKHSCPDICAPQPDCAVPEVSGSAEPSSSLSGSNALPVDTSAPVSSSVPSESVTSSRLGDIEIETDDNCTEDASPRSQSPTNPGMSSVVWDHGVRVSLDSSESTNKN, encoded by the exons atggaggaggaccaGAAGGCCAGCTCCCCTGATGAAGAGGAGACCATCACCTCTGACTACCAGATTTTACATAAACTGGGCCAAGGCAGTTTTGCTGAGGTCAATCTTGCATGTCACCTGCCTACAAATATTTGTGTGGCtattaaaaaactgaaaagggGCAATGACTCTGTAATTAAGAGTGAAATACTTGCTTTGAAAGCCATGGATCATCCCAACATTGTCCGACTGTACAGCATAATTAACACACAGGAGTTTACGTATCTTGTCATAGAGAACGCTCCAGGAGGAACCCTATTGAATCATGTGCTCACAGCAGGCACACTGGCAGAGGCGGAGGCCCAGAGACTGTTTTCACAACTAGTGTTGGCTGTGGCACATTGCCATGCCAAGGGATTTGCCCATCGCGACATCAAGCCCGACAACATCTTGCTGGATAAGAAAAATAGTATcaaactgtgtgactttggcctctcGATTCAAGCCACTCCTGGCAAGATTCTTAAGCGATGCTGTGGTGCAACCTTTTACTGTGCCCCAGAAATGCTAGACGGTCAGGGCTATGATCCCAAGATGCAGGATATCTGGAGTCTGGGAATAGTACTCTATTTCTCAGTCTCCGGATACCTCCCGTTTAAAGGGGTAACACGCTCTAACCTAAAAGAACATATCTTGGTTACGTGTAAACAAAAAGACCTTGGCCTCCCTTCAGGACTGTCAAGTGACATAGTTAACATCATCCACACCCTGTTGACGGTTAACCCCAGGTTGAGGCCCGCAATTGATGACATCAAGACCCACCCTTGGTTGACGTTTGGTGGAAAACCTGCCCAGCCCCCCTGCAAAGACACACCCGTGGACAGCGCTCACCACCGCATTTCTCTCCTGATgagcatcctgggctacagtgccgACGCGCTCACGCAGGCGCTACACGACAAGACCTACGACAGCGTGATGGCCGCGTACTTGATCTTAAAGCACGAAAGTCCCTGGGGAGAACATGCTGAAGGGCAAAGTGCATCGAGGTTCTCCAGTGGTGTGGTTAGGACCCTGCTGGGAAGACCGGTCAGCGAAGGTGCCCGCCCTACACTCGCCATATCTGCCAAGCCACACGGCCAGAAAGCCACTGGTGACAGGCAGAAGCACAGCTGCCCTGACATCTGTGCCCCACAGCCTGACTGTGCTGTGCCCGAGGTGAGCGGTTCTGCCGAGCCCAGCAGCAGCTTGTCTGGAAGCAATGCACTACCAGTGGACACATCAGCTCCTGTCTCCTCCAGTGTGCCCTCAGAGTCTGTGACCTCCAGTAGGCTAGGTGACATAGAAATTGAAACTGATGACAATTGCACAGAGGATGCCAGCCCAAGAAGCCAGTCTCCAACCAATCCTG GGATGAGCTCTGTGGTCTGGGACCATGGAGTGAGGGTCAGCCTGGATTCTTCAGAAAGTACCAACAAGAACTGA